A section of the Salmo trutta chromosome 4, fSalTru1.1, whole genome shotgun sequence genome encodes:
- the fbxl22 gene encoding F-box and leucine-rich protein 22 yields the protein MQLSTMDTSTTNLIQPATDLTITQLNQECLLHLLSYLDKDSCRSFSLTCHRLREVYLDPRLWSLLLFRSPSELRRENYVLGPSLRYLAVTWHSSRVKVCNIEDWMKNQFQKDLCSKHESLVSSFLERVCTMCPNLLSLTLSGCGHISDQEVIRVLQSCSRLRSLHLENCVRVTDLTLQALALHGAALHQVAVDFCRNVTQAGLEMVRERRPDVNLTAERSAWMIPDSKPDKRMQLPLRRSLMQKVLMFS from the exons ATGCAGCTTTCAACCATGGACACCAGCACCACCAATCTCATCCAGCCCGCTACGGACCTCACCATCACCCAGTTGAACCAGGAgtgtctcctccacctcctctcctaccTGGATAAAGACAGTTGTAGGTCTTTCTCCCTGACCTGCCATCGGCTCAGAGAGGTCTACCTGGACCCCAGGCTGTGGTCGCTGCTCTTGTTCCGCTCCCCCTCTGAGCTGAGGAGAGAGAACTACGTGTTAGGACCGTCGCTGCGTTATCTGGCTGTGACCTGGCACAGCTCAAGGGTCAAGGTCTGTAACATAGAGGACTGGATGAAGAATCAGTTCCAGAAGGATCTCTGTAGCAAACATGAGAGTCTGGTCAGCAGCTTCCTAGAACGCGTCTGTACCAT GTGTCCTAACCTGCTGTCCCTGACCCTATCTGGCTGCGGTCATATCTCAGACCAGGAAGTGATCCGCGTTCTGCAGAGCTGCAGTCGACTCCGCTCCCTCCATCTGGAGAACTGTGTCCGGGTCACTGATCTTACCCTGCAGGCCTTGGCGCTCCACGGGGCCGCGCTCCACCAGGTCGCAGTGGACTTCTGCCGTAACGTTACCCAGGCAGGGCTGGAGATGGTCAGGGAAAGACGTCCGGACGTTAATCTGACCGCTGAGAGAAGCGCATGGATGATACCTGATAGTAAACCGGACAAGAGGATGCAGCTACCGCTCCGACGGAGCCTTATGCAGAAGGTCTTAATGTTCTCCTGA